Proteins encoded within one genomic window of Neomonachus schauinslandi unplaced genomic scaffold, ASM220157v2 HiC_scaffold_614, whole genome shotgun sequence:
- the LOC110582633 gene encoding adhesion G protein-coupled receptor E2-like isoform X3, whose amino-acid sequence MLLNWDVVRESGASVVGLVSTPGMGKLLAEARLVLEPERQAVPHGAHKGVLRGVSSVLLSHVISAFMSNRDTQNLSSPITFIFSHHSLTPGPTQKVFCVFWNHTPDGYGHWSTTGCRMVATGDTSTTCQCTHLSSFAILMAHYDVPVEDPVLAVITYLGLGLSLLCLLLAALTFLLCKAIQNTSTSIHLQLSICLFLAHLLFLMAIDRTEIEVLCTIIAAALHYLYLASFTWMLLEGLNLFLIARNLTVVNYSSVSRVMKKLMFPVGYGVPAIIVAISASSRPLLYGTPTRCWLNPGKGFIWSFLGPVCTIFSVNLAFVLMTLWILKSKLSSLSSDVSTLQNTRMLTFKATAQLFILGCTWCLGILQVQEQYGKWLKGIRKTRAESEKYTLSSKATSGASKPSTHFTNLEAEGSGHTS is encoded by the exons ATGCTGCTGAACTGGGATGTGGTGCGCGAGTCTG GTGCTTCTGTGGTGGGCCTTGTCTCCACACCGGGGATGGGCAAGTTGCTGGCTGAGGCCCGCCTGGTCCTGGAGCCTGAGAGGCAGGCAGTTCCGCATGGGGCACACAAGGGCGTGCTGCGAGGAGTCTCCTCTGTCCTGCTCTCACACGTCATCTCTGCCTTTATGAGCAACAGGGACACCCAGAACCTCAGCTCCCCTATCACCTTCATCTTTTCCCACCAT TCACTGACCCCTGGGCCAACACAAAAGGTGTTCTGCGTCTTCTGGAATCACACTCCGGATGGATATGGTCATTGGTCCACCACAGGCTGCAGGATGGTGGCCACTGGAGACACCAGCACCACCTGCCAGTGCACCCACCTCAGCAGCTTTGCCATCCTCATGGCCCACTACGATGTGCCG GTGGAGGATCCCGTGCTGGCTGTGATCACCTACTTGGGGCTAGGCCTCTCTCTCCTGTGCCTCCTCCTGGCAGCCCTCACCTTCCTACTGTGCAAAGCCATCCAGAACACCAGCACCTCGATCCACCTGCAGCTTTCAATCTGCCTCTTCCTGGCCCACCTGCTCTTCCTCATGGCCATCGACCGGACTGAGATCGAG gtGCTGTGCACCATCATTGCGGCTGCCCTACACTATCTCTACCTGGCGTCCTTCACCTGGATGCTGCTGGAGGGTCTGAATCTCTTCCTCATTGCACGCAACCTGACGGTGGTCAACTACTCCAGTGTGAGCAGGGTCATGAAGAAGCTCATGTTCCCCGTGGGCTATGGAGTCCCGGCTATAATTGTGGCCATTTCTGCCTCATCCAGGCCTCTCCTTTATGGAACACCCACCCG CTGCTGGCTCAATCCAGGAAAGGGATTTATATGGAGCTTCCTTGGGCCAGTCTGCACCATCTTCTCT GTCAATTTAGCTTTCGTTCTGATGACCCTCTGGATTTTGAAAAGCAAACTGTCTTCCCTCAGCAGTGATGTATCCACCCTCCAGAACACAAG GATGCTGACATTTAAGGCCACAGCTCAACTCTTCATTTTGGGCTGCACCTGGTGCCTGGGCATCCTGCAG GTCCAGGAGCAATATGGGAAATGGCTCAAAGGGATCAGGAAAACAAGAGCTGAGTCTGAGAAATACACACTGTCCAGCAAGGCCACGTCTGGTGCCTCCAAACCCAGCACG CATTTCACAAACCTTGAAGCAGAGGGATCAGGACATACATCTTGA
- the LOC110582633 gene encoding adhesion G protein-coupled receptor E2-like isoform X4, with the protein MLLNWDVVRESGASVVGLVSTPGMGKLLAEARLVLEPERQAVPHGAHKGVLRGVSSVLLSHVISAFMSNRDTQNLSSPITFIFSHHSLTPGPTQKVFCVFWNHTPDGYGHWSTTGCRMVATGDTSTTCQCTHLSSFAILMAHYDVPVEDPVLAVITYLGLGLSLLCLLLAALTFLLCKAIQNTSTSIHLQLSICLFLAHLLFLMAIDRTEIEVLCTIIAAALHYLYLASFTWMLLEGLNLFLIARNLTVVNYSSVSRVMKKLMFPVGYGVPAIIVAISASSRPLLYGTPTRMLTFKATAQLFILGCTWCLGILQVGPAAHVMGYLFTIINSLQGFFIFLVYCLLSQQVQEQYGKWLKGIRKTRAESEKYTLSSKATSGASKPSTHFTNLEAEGSGHTS; encoded by the exons ATGCTGCTGAACTGGGATGTGGTGCGCGAGTCTG GTGCTTCTGTGGTGGGCCTTGTCTCCACACCGGGGATGGGCAAGTTGCTGGCTGAGGCCCGCCTGGTCCTGGAGCCTGAGAGGCAGGCAGTTCCGCATGGGGCACACAAGGGCGTGCTGCGAGGAGTCTCCTCTGTCCTGCTCTCACACGTCATCTCTGCCTTTATGAGCAACAGGGACACCCAGAACCTCAGCTCCCCTATCACCTTCATCTTTTCCCACCAT TCACTGACCCCTGGGCCAACACAAAAGGTGTTCTGCGTCTTCTGGAATCACACTCCGGATGGATATGGTCATTGGTCCACCACAGGCTGCAGGATGGTGGCCACTGGAGACACCAGCACCACCTGCCAGTGCACCCACCTCAGCAGCTTTGCCATCCTCATGGCCCACTACGATGTGCCG GTGGAGGATCCCGTGCTGGCTGTGATCACCTACTTGGGGCTAGGCCTCTCTCTCCTGTGCCTCCTCCTGGCAGCCCTCACCTTCCTACTGTGCAAAGCCATCCAGAACACCAGCACCTCGATCCACCTGCAGCTTTCAATCTGCCTCTTCCTGGCCCACCTGCTCTTCCTCATGGCCATCGACCGGACTGAGATCGAG gtGCTGTGCACCATCATTGCGGCTGCCCTACACTATCTCTACCTGGCGTCCTTCACCTGGATGCTGCTGGAGGGTCTGAATCTCTTCCTCATTGCACGCAACCTGACGGTGGTCAACTACTCCAGTGTGAGCAGGGTCATGAAGAAGCTCATGTTCCCCGTGGGCTATGGAGTCCCGGCTATAATTGTGGCCATTTCTGCCTCATCCAGGCCTCTCCTTTATGGAACACCCACCCG GATGCTGACATTTAAGGCCACAGCTCAACTCTTCATTTTGGGCTGCACCTGGTGCCTGGGCATCCTGCAGGTGGGTCCAGCTGCCCATGTCATGGGTTACCTCTTCACCATCATCAACAGCCTGCAGGGCTTCTTCATCTTCTTGGTGTACTGCCTCCTCAGCCAGCAG GTCCAGGAGCAATATGGGAAATGGCTCAAAGGGATCAGGAAAACAAGAGCTGAGTCTGAGAAATACACACTGTCCAGCAAGGCCACGTCTGGTGCCTCCAAACCCAGCACG CATTTCACAAACCTTGAAGCAGAGGGATCAGGACATACATCTTGA
- the LOC110582633 gene encoding adhesion G protein-coupled receptor E2-like isoform X2, with amino-acid sequence MLLNWDVVRESGESGASVVGLVSTPGMGKLLAEARLVLEPERQAVPHGAHKGVLRGVSSVLLSHVISAFMSNRDTQNLSSPITFIFSHHSLTPGPTQKVFCVFWNHTPDGYGHWSTTGCRMVATGDTSTTCQCTHLSSFAILMAHYDVPVEDPVLAVITYLGLGLSLLCLLLAALTFLLCKAIQNTSTSIHLQLSICLFLAHLLFLMAIDRTEIEVLCTIIAAALHYLYLASFTWMLLEGLNLFLIARNLTVVNYSSVSRVMKKLMFPVGYGVPAIIVAISASSRPLLYGTPTRCWLNPGKGFIWSFLGPVCTIFSVNLAFVLMTLWILKSKLSSLSSDVSTLQNTRMLTFKATAQLFILGCTWCLGILQVGPAAHVMGYLFTIINSLQGFFIFLVYCLLSQQVQEQYGKWLKGIRKTRAESEKYTLSSKATSGASKPSTVN; translated from the exons ATGCTGCTGAACTGGGATGTGGTGCGCGAGTCTGGTGAGTCAG GTGCTTCTGTGGTGGGCCTTGTCTCCACACCGGGGATGGGCAAGTTGCTGGCTGAGGCCCGCCTGGTCCTGGAGCCTGAGAGGCAGGCAGTTCCGCATGGGGCACACAAGGGCGTGCTGCGAGGAGTCTCCTCTGTCCTGCTCTCACACGTCATCTCTGCCTTTATGAGCAACAGGGACACCCAGAACCTCAGCTCCCCTATCACCTTCATCTTTTCCCACCAT TCACTGACCCCTGGGCCAACACAAAAGGTGTTCTGCGTCTTCTGGAATCACACTCCGGATGGATATGGTCATTGGTCCACCACAGGCTGCAGGATGGTGGCCACTGGAGACACCAGCACCACCTGCCAGTGCACCCACCTCAGCAGCTTTGCCATCCTCATGGCCCACTACGATGTGCCG GTGGAGGATCCCGTGCTGGCTGTGATCACCTACTTGGGGCTAGGCCTCTCTCTCCTGTGCCTCCTCCTGGCAGCCCTCACCTTCCTACTGTGCAAAGCCATCCAGAACACCAGCACCTCGATCCACCTGCAGCTTTCAATCTGCCTCTTCCTGGCCCACCTGCTCTTCCTCATGGCCATCGACCGGACTGAGATCGAG gtGCTGTGCACCATCATTGCGGCTGCCCTACACTATCTCTACCTGGCGTCCTTCACCTGGATGCTGCTGGAGGGTCTGAATCTCTTCCTCATTGCACGCAACCTGACGGTGGTCAACTACTCCAGTGTGAGCAGGGTCATGAAGAAGCTCATGTTCCCCGTGGGCTATGGAGTCCCGGCTATAATTGTGGCCATTTCTGCCTCATCCAGGCCTCTCCTTTATGGAACACCCACCCG CTGCTGGCTCAATCCAGGAAAGGGATTTATATGGAGCTTCCTTGGGCCAGTCTGCACCATCTTCTCT GTCAATTTAGCTTTCGTTCTGATGACCCTCTGGATTTTGAAAAGCAAACTGTCTTCCCTCAGCAGTGATGTATCCACCCTCCAGAACACAAG GATGCTGACATTTAAGGCCACAGCTCAACTCTTCATTTTGGGCTGCACCTGGTGCCTGGGCATCCTGCAGGTGGGTCCAGCTGCCCATGTCATGGGTTACCTCTTCACCATCATCAACAGCCTGCAGGGCTTCTTCATCTTCTTGGTGTACTGCCTCCTCAGCCAGCAG GTCCAGGAGCAATATGGGAAATGGCTCAAAGGGATCAGGAAAACAAGAGCTGAGTCTGAGAAATACACACTGTCCAGCAAGGCCACGTCTGGTGCCTCCAAACCCAGCACG gttaattaa
- the LOC110582633 gene encoding adhesion G protein-coupled receptor E2-like isoform X1, whose translation MLLNWDVVRESGASVVGLVSTPGMGKLLAEARLVLEPERQAVPHGAHKGVLRGVSSVLLSHVISAFMSNRDTQNLSSPITFIFSHHSLTPGPTQKVFCVFWNHTPDGYGHWSTTGCRMVATGDTSTTCQCTHLSSFAILMAHYDVPVEDPVLAVITYLGLGLSLLCLLLAALTFLLCKAIQNTSTSIHLQLSICLFLAHLLFLMAIDRTEIEVLCTIIAAALHYLYLASFTWMLLEGLNLFLIARNLTVVNYSSVSRVMKKLMFPVGYGVPAIIVAISASSRPLLYGTPTRCWLNPGKGFIWSFLGPVCTIFSVNLAFVLMTLWILKSKLSSLSSDVSTLQNTRMLTFKATAQLFILGCTWCLGILQVGPAAHVMGYLFTIINSLQGFFIFLVYCLLSQQVQEQYGKWLKGIRKTRAESEKYTLSSKATSGASKPSTHFTNLEAEGSGHTS comes from the exons ATGCTGCTGAACTGGGATGTGGTGCGCGAGTCTG GTGCTTCTGTGGTGGGCCTTGTCTCCACACCGGGGATGGGCAAGTTGCTGGCTGAGGCCCGCCTGGTCCTGGAGCCTGAGAGGCAGGCAGTTCCGCATGGGGCACACAAGGGCGTGCTGCGAGGAGTCTCCTCTGTCCTGCTCTCACACGTCATCTCTGCCTTTATGAGCAACAGGGACACCCAGAACCTCAGCTCCCCTATCACCTTCATCTTTTCCCACCAT TCACTGACCCCTGGGCCAACACAAAAGGTGTTCTGCGTCTTCTGGAATCACACTCCGGATGGATATGGTCATTGGTCCACCACAGGCTGCAGGATGGTGGCCACTGGAGACACCAGCACCACCTGCCAGTGCACCCACCTCAGCAGCTTTGCCATCCTCATGGCCCACTACGATGTGCCG GTGGAGGATCCCGTGCTGGCTGTGATCACCTACTTGGGGCTAGGCCTCTCTCTCCTGTGCCTCCTCCTGGCAGCCCTCACCTTCCTACTGTGCAAAGCCATCCAGAACACCAGCACCTCGATCCACCTGCAGCTTTCAATCTGCCTCTTCCTGGCCCACCTGCTCTTCCTCATGGCCATCGACCGGACTGAGATCGAG gtGCTGTGCACCATCATTGCGGCTGCCCTACACTATCTCTACCTGGCGTCCTTCACCTGGATGCTGCTGGAGGGTCTGAATCTCTTCCTCATTGCACGCAACCTGACGGTGGTCAACTACTCCAGTGTGAGCAGGGTCATGAAGAAGCTCATGTTCCCCGTGGGCTATGGAGTCCCGGCTATAATTGTGGCCATTTCTGCCTCATCCAGGCCTCTCCTTTATGGAACACCCACCCG CTGCTGGCTCAATCCAGGAAAGGGATTTATATGGAGCTTCCTTGGGCCAGTCTGCACCATCTTCTCT GTCAATTTAGCTTTCGTTCTGATGACCCTCTGGATTTTGAAAAGCAAACTGTCTTCCCTCAGCAGTGATGTATCCACCCTCCAGAACACAAG GATGCTGACATTTAAGGCCACAGCTCAACTCTTCATTTTGGGCTGCACCTGGTGCCTGGGCATCCTGCAGGTGGGTCCAGCTGCCCATGTCATGGGTTACCTCTTCACCATCATCAACAGCCTGCAGGGCTTCTTCATCTTCTTGGTGTACTGCCTCCTCAGCCAGCAG GTCCAGGAGCAATATGGGAAATGGCTCAAAGGGATCAGGAAAACAAGAGCTGAGTCTGAGAAATACACACTGTCCAGCAAGGCCACGTCTGGTGCCTCCAAACCCAGCACG CATTTCACAAACCTTGAAGCAGAGGGATCAGGACATACATCTTGA